Part of the Mytilus galloprovincialis chromosome 14, xbMytGall1.hap1.1, whole genome shotgun sequence genome is shown below.
AAAAATAGTGAGAAAAAGTGTATACTTGTGGAAAATTATAATTGATTTAAGCTAAAGTAACAAGGCTCATTCAGCATTGATTTTGGCCACATATTTTCTCGAAAAACTAAAAAGGCATTTGCTAAAATTAGTGGTTTTGTAGTTCATTCTAACAaacttagttttctcgtttgaattgtttaacattgtcttatcggggctttctatagctggctatgcggtatgggctttgctcattgttgaaggccgtacggtgacctatagttgttaatgtctgtttcattttggtcttttgttgatagttgtctcattggcaatcataccacatcttcttttttatattttcaaacattaGGGACTATTTTAACATAAGAAGTAGCTTTCAAATAGAGAATAGGTGGGCCAAAAACAAGCCTAATCGTACCTTGTCCTTCTTTTAGTATTAAGTTTTAGTTTAAAGTTGACACATTGTTCAAATGGCACTTCAAAGAAGCCAatgtaatgacaaaccacaatatgattttttttattaaacagatTTCATTAAACTAACAGAACCAAACTTTCCATAATTTATTTACCCCAAAtacttttactttaaaattttttaaaagaattcatTGCCTTGAAACAGGGTTTTAAATTGCGGCAATTTTAGAAGCATACCTTTTCCATCATGTGGTAGATGAAAAAATGGAAGCATTCTATACAAAGCACCTTTTAGATGAAAATGACAATCatcaaattttgttttctgtccattcagtaaatttttaaaagaaggtgtggtatgattgccaatgagacaactctgcacaagagaccaaaatgacacagaaattaacaactacaggtcacagtacagccttcaacattgatcatagttagctataaaaggccccaaaatgacaatgtaaaacaattcaaactataaAACTAagggcctaatttatgtaaaaaaaaacactttggaTTTGGTCTTTGAGACATGTGAAATTACTTTGTTTCTCTCAAAACAACATAGCCAGAGTTTTCACCCATTGAATTGCAAAAACTTTGATAATGTATTGATAACTTTGTCAGTTacaaatatttggaaaaaagtAGTGGAAACTTGAATatataaaagaattataaaattgtcaaaatagaagCATTCTATACAAAGCACCTTTTGGTTGAAAATGATAACCatcacattttgttttttattcattcaGTAAACATTTCCTGCAACTTTGGATTTGGTCTTTGAGACATGGGAGATAATCTGTTTTTTCTCTACAGAACTTAGCCTGAGTTCTCTCCCATTGAATTGCAAAAACTTTCATAATGTATTGGTTACAAATATTGGtataaaaaaacagtttaaatttgaatatatgaaataGCATTTGAAATCAAAGGTCTTTTTTCTCTCTGTATACAACATAGCAAGAGTTCTCTCCCATTAAATTGCAAAAACTTTCATAATGTATTGAAAACTTTGTTGGTTACAAATATTTGGATAAAAAAACTGTAAATTTGAAGATATGGAATAACATTTGAAATCAAAGGTCTTTTTTCTCTCTGTATACAACATAGCAAGAGTTCTCTCCCATTGAATTGCAAAAACTTTCATAATGAATTGAAAACTTTTGTTGGTTACATATATTTGGATAAAAAAACAGTGTAAATTTGAAGATATGGAATAACATTTGAAATCAAAggtctttttttctctctgtatACAACATAGCAAGAGTTCTTTCCTATTGAATTGCAAAAACTTGGATAATGTATTGAAAACTTTAAAGGttacaaatatttgtataaaaaaaacagtgtAAATTTGAATATATGGAATGACATTTGAATTGAAATCAAAGGTCTTTTTTCTCTCTGTATGCAACATAGCAAGAGTTCTCTCCCATTGAATCGCAAAAACTTTGATAATGTATTGAAAACTTTAAAGGttacaaatatttgtataaaaaaaacagtgtAAATTTGAATATATGGAATAACATTTAAATTGAAATCAAAGGTCTTTTTTCTCTCTGTATGCAACATAGCAAGAGTTCTCTCCCATTGAATCGCAAAAACTTGGATAATGTATTGAAAACTTTAGAggttacaaatatttgaaaaaaagtagtggcaacttgaatatataaaaaaattataaaattaaagacaaacaaTGTCTTTTATTTTAGGTTGATTGAATTTGAAGATTACCATGACGATGAAGGTAAAGACTCCTTACAGACTAATGGCAGCTTGCAGAATTTGTATGAAGGAGATGGACATGCTTTAAATGATGGTATGATTGATTTgactattttaaattatttttaccaTGCCaataattaaggtggtacctaacactacagggagataactttgtaaagtcagctaaacgttttaattaatctgtgttgtaaagggaatattaagcttctcagtgatcaaaattggtgtttgtcaaactgctatataaccagtgtaatttttctgataaaatggttggttcaaattttttgaaatttttatatttttgttaaagagtcaaagtaaatactttgtcaaaattttataaaatttaaacgagccaaattaattttagggaAAGTGTTGGGTATCACCTTAAATATATTGATGGCATATAtttggttgattgatttttggtgtttaatgGTTAAGCACTATTGGTTATAACTTAGTGGTTAGATTTTATTGTTCATTGTACAAACCGCCAACCTTTGTTGTGAGTTCAATTAAGATTAAGGGATCCAACACTCAACCTAAGTGTTGATAGGCTTATGATACAGTAGACAAAttacttgaaatatttgatagtctctgttgtatatttttttccgTTATTTTTCTAGATTCAATATAATTTTGAACTTTATTTTTTGAATAGAAACTTGACAATTTTGATGAACAAATATTGACATTcaagattcatttattttttgtgacatTGAATTGTATACTGTTTCATTTCGTTTCACTGCTGATTGACAATGCTTTTTATACCCCACTCAACGGGTTGccgagggtataatgtttttgacccatccgtcagtccgtctgtcagtcctgtttcttgtcatcgcaactcctctcaaaccacacaacagaatttcacgaaaccttttcagataataaggacatactatgttgtTGTGCATAtcaacgggaaattgcgattcaattttttttctaggagttgcgcccctttgaacttatttactttaatgtactactgcaacagtttgtcatcgcaactcctctcaaaccacacaacagaatttcacgaaacctgcGAAGTGAGATTTTGTTTCTCCAGTGACAATATGaagacgtggggtatgtgagcatgctcacaaaggttctttaatTCGAGGAGTAACAATCTCAAATATCACTATCATagctttgtttcatttcatttattatactgaacgtTCTGATATTAATTCCTATTTAAACCTGAATTCAAAGTAATCAACTAGTACATATTTAACCATCTGTAAAAGTATCTGTTGATACAAAAATGACTTTGTAAAATATTAgccatataataaaataaattgtcTACCtagtattagccaatcaaaatctaAAATGAAGTATGATAAAGTGAAACATCACACGAcatcaatgaaatttttataccccatttataggcattatgttttttggtctttccatctgtctgtcccacttcaggttaaagatgtttgtcgaggtagtttttgatgaagttgaagtccaatcaacttgaaacttagtgaacatgttccctatgatatgatctttctcattttaatgccaaattaaaggttttatccaattttcacggtccactgaacatagaaaataatagtcatccgtgtacttgggacataaatttaaaaactaaatattattgatgTCGACTGCTTGACAATAAAATACAATCCTATCTAGCAACATTGAAGACCCCTTGTTGGccatcggctgttgtctgctctttggttgggcagttgtctctttgacacattcctcatttccattttcaattttctctaggcactccagcttcctccaccaataaaaactgactgccataaaatagcctaaatgtggtgcttaaaagtggtgttaaagcACCAAAAATCAAACCAAATCAATTTTATCTATGTTTAATCCATATTTTTCAGAAAACAAATCAATCCTTTCAAGAGATTCCAAAAAGTCTGATACTTCTAGTCCATTTATAGAGTTTGAGGAGGACAAGCCGGAGGAAGATTTTAGTGGCCAAATCATATCAACATCAGAAAAGATCAAGCTGACTAAAGTTAATAAAAAAGGTATGTACACCTCTCTTATAACTtataatcaggattacagggtattttgaaagtAATTGactaaattaaattacatgtaatcagaattttggctgattaatgattactatgattacttgaaaaattgtaatcaattacagctgattaacgattacaattacaattaccccaagtctgcttATAATATGTTAATGGGTTGTTCATATTGGTAATGTCTGGTGAGAAATGCTATGATTTAAATGGTAGTGACAGTTGTTTGTTGAAGGGTAGGTGTACTTTTATAATATCAACGTCAAAAAAGAcaaagtaaatttaataaaaaaaaggtatGTAGACCTctcttaggccaaataaaaaagtatgtgtggttccagttacatctgaaaaaaagttagggtaggtaggtagggatttttttttattttatgttttttttaccttgagtctatgggagcaacattctgactttaacagtgcttaatgaaaaatgacaataaaatctttagggtaggctattttaaagccgaaaaagtagggatggtagggttactggaaccacacatatatttttatttggccttatgatTTGTTAAAGGGTTGATTAACTttcaaaatagatataggaagatgtggtgtgataaTGTCTGgatttaagggcatacaatacagttacaggggaggtaatgataTTGCtgacgtaaaatgttattttcatgaagtcaactttttttaagatttgaaacTTATAGCAAACCAAAAGTATAGTTCTGTCTAAAACATGGTTGATTGGTTGATAAATAAATTGGTTTTGTGACACGATGATCAATTGAGGGGAAGGAAATCTGACTTGCTTCTGAAAACCTAGCGTTTGGTTGATAATGACCTTGCCACATGTCTTCTATTGACCTTGTAAGATCACAAGGCGCCACATGCACACTGATTAAATTTCAAGATGGCTGAGTATTAATACATCCAGCACAGTTACATGGGTTCTCTTCAAAATCGGTTCATATACTGGAAAAGAGAAGTCCATGTCACCATATTTTAATAGCACTGTAAACCTTTGAGATCTTAAACCATGAATATCATAACcagaaataactttaaatttgaaaccaacacatatattttgaattgttttgtggTGAGGGAATTTGACAACTATTGAATGAAACCTCTTGACATTTACCTCTTAAGCACAAGGACTTAGGGAGAAAACTCCTTAAAATATTCTTTTGCCACAAGTTGACTTAGAATGTCAATTGATTCTGTTTAGTTGGCTACATATATACTCTGAAGCAAATCTTTGATAAAGAAATTTTAATTGCACTAGTACATGAAAGAAAGAGAGTGTCAGATTGATTAAACTAAATTCTAGATGCTGTTTTCATATTAGttctttaaaaatcaaatatatcgGAAGACGCGAACTTTGCCTAGAGCTTCTGTGACTAGAAAATGTCCATTTTTAGTGATAGCTAAACCCATAGGGTGCCAGAGTCCATCGCTTTTAGTCAGAAGATATTTACAGAAGGAACCATCAGGTAGAAGAACGTGAATACGATGGTTCTGGTTGTCGGCCACGAAAATATACCCGTAATCATCACAACAGATACCGTAGGGTTGAAGTATTTGATCTTGTTTTGTGCCGTAACTTCCATATTTTGCAAGGAATTTTCCGCTTGAACTGAAGATTTTGATATTTGGCGCTGCTGTGTCTGTTACTAAGATATTATCGTTATTGGTAACGGCCACACAATATGGATCTACCAGAACTTTCGAACCTTTGTTATCTACTGCttcaattttctttaaaagttcCCCTGTTTTGGGATCGTGAACTGTTAATTGCAGTGTGCCACAATCTACAACTATGATATGACCTTTACTATTAGTAGTTATGCCCCTTGGATGCTTGAAATGACCAGAAATAGATGAAAGATATTGACCAGCAGCATCAAAGATTTTAACTTCATTCGTTTCATAATCCGTCACTGCAATATTTCCATTTTTAAGAACAGTTGCATCGAAAGGTGATCCTAACTTATCATCTGGTTTTCCAATGAATTCCAAAGTGAGGTTGCCGTTCTTGTCAAAGACTTTGACCTTTTTGTTGTCCCTGTCAACTGTGACCACCTCATCACTCTGTGTAATAGAAACTCCAGTTGGCCAGACATCTTTGAAATCGTTACTTCCTTCAGCATCGAATGTTTTAACGACCTCTGGTGAATTCTTCAATGGTGGTAACATAGTGGTCAcagtcaattgaccattttcaaGAGCAGACGCAGCCTCTTTTTGACTAACAGGAACATGCTCAAGTAGAAGTTTTCCAAAGAGAAGTTTGATATTTTGTTCCATGTTTGTTCCTGTGGAGAACACCATTTTTAGTTTCTGAGTAATTCCATCAATTTGCATATTAGCAAGTTGTGTAAGACGGAAAGTTATTTGCCGATGTAAAGCTAGGATCTCATCGCTACGTCCATGATGAAGTAGATATTGAAGATATGTCGCATTATCCTGCAAAGATTTACCAGCGATTTCAAGGTTATTGCTTTTTGTTTCAAGGTCAGCCAATTCCGCTTCACATTTTTGAGAAATGTTTGCAAGCATTTCAGATTTGTAATTGTCAATTATTTGATGTAAAGTATTTGACTGGGCTTCTAAATTTTCTGTAAGTTTTTGTTTGCTCTCTTTCAAAGAATTCTCgtaagattttaaatatttcacataGTCAGCAATGCTTGGAATACGACCTTGGATGCCCTCTAGTAATCCATAAATATGACGTTTATAGCGAGGCAAGGCGTCGTCAAATTTGATACTCTTATGACTATCATGCTCCTCATTTTTACATTGAGGACAAATCAAAATTTCACAGATTTCACAAAAAAAGTCCAATCGATCGTCGTGTTTGGTACATGGTTGTACTTGATGTGAACGCATGTCATGATCGTAGAggccattttgaatttgtttgaatGGTATGACACTGTGGTTACGGGTTATTTTTGTTCGACGGTGGGCATCGGAACAATTGCTACACATATCGTCATTACAGTCTAAACATAAATATTCAGCTGATGTCTTTTTCCCATCAAATGAGCAATAATCACACTTTCGTTCTTTTGGATGTTtgtattcatgaatattcagtaAATTAAACAAGAATGGATTTTCAGGAAATGTAGTGGCTCCCTCTCCTGGAATTCCTATAAATGATTGACATATAGGGCACTGTAATCGATCAATAGAATTTTCTTGATTTGTCGTGACTGGTGCATCATCGGAGATTTCCTCAATGCAATTCTTACAGAATGTATGTAAACAAGGGAGAATCCTGGGATCCTGATAAATCTGGTTACATTTGGAACACCTCAGGAATTTTGATTCGATTAATTCAGCAAGAGTTACCTCCTCTTTTCCATTCATTGTTGTTGCTGTGGTCATCCCTGAAAAAAGTAATAGATGTTAAAAtgatttattatatacttagtagtaaatacagataaattgtatgtgtaatacaatcaatggcaagcgtgctgtatcagccacccgtgatgatatcgatatcagcatgGTTGCAAAAgatttatcacacctttaatctgtatgacgttatcgattgcagtcactgttgcaaagctTTATCAaaaccctaatctgtatgacgtcatgtcaaacctatagtctatatgacgtcatttcaatcctccttatctgtatgacgtcatgtcacataaaaaacatctacttgagatatatgtatataataaagtgtatatgatatggctttttcaatatcacacaccgtatcaaccctcaaccaatataatcccttgagcagagctcttgggattatattggtgtctcgggttgatatagatgcgatattgaaaaagccatatgttATTCTCTATATGTATTGAAATTACAtgtaaagtaaaatcacaaaaatactaaaatgcAAGGAAAGTTGAATATGGAAAGTCCTTTAGCATAATCAACAGCTAAAACACTTCAaatgaatgtataacaactgtcatattactgacttagTATAGGCATTTTCATGTGATTGTGTGATTAAAAttcttacatataaaaaagaagtgaaatttatttttatgccccacctacgatagtagaggggcattatgttttctggtctgtgcctccgttcgttcgtccgttcgttcgttcgtccgactttaggttaaagtttttggtcaaggtagtttttgatgaagttgaagtccaatccacttgaaacttagtacacatgttccccatgatatgatctttctaattttaatgccaaattatagttttgaccccaatttcatggtcaactgaacatagaaaatgaaagtgcaaagttcaggttaaagtttttggtcaagctagtttttgatgaagttagaGTCAcaactacttgaaacttagtacacatgttccctctgatatgatctttctaattttaattcgaaattaaagttttgaccccaatttcacggtccactgaacatggaaaattatagtgcgagtggggcatccgtgtactatggacacattcttgttagctaTAATCATAAAATGAATGAATTGAGTAAAACATTAATTACTTACTTACTACATTGTATTAATAAAAGAGAACTTTACCTTTAAAGATCTAGATGGAATAATATCTGTATTAATTTTACAAAAGCAATATTTCCTAATGTTAATACATTCACTCCACTGCAGggtgaaaaattataaatttaaatactTGTTTACCTAAATACCCAATTTTCCAGATGATTTTTCACGTTTTCACATgtacatgaatttaaaaaatgaaacacatCATTCCAGTAGCTAGGGACAACAAACTTTCTATAAAAAATTCTGTATTAAATATTGATAGAGCAGATTAAATTGATTAATcacttaaaacatattttatcatgATAATCGCTGGATTGATGacagaaaaaaggaaaattacaTATTGATTTTCATTTACCTGATTACCCAAGTGAGAGAAGTTAAATTAAGCAATTAGTGCAAAAAGGTGACATTGATTTGGTATTAGACTTTAATTAAAGGTTTAAACTTCAAATCTGTCAATTTTATTGAAAGCAACTTTCATTTTAAGactttaattaaattaaaaaaatattgatattcttTTAGAACTTAACAAAGTTAgtattttaatagaaaatactgAAGAgtattttaatagaaaatactgAAGTACTACAGTAAAGTATATTTGCTTGACCTATATGGGTTTAGTTGGCATATATATAcagtcattattttattttattaatatgatttaaattaaaatacacttttaaaTTTTGCTGGAATTGATTTTATAGGGTGTTATCATGTTTTGAGTCCacaattgatttgtaaaattaaaatcaaatttcatATGGTTTTTACACTCATTTAGTTTTTCAATTTTGCTCTAAACTAAAGTGCTAATgtatctcca
Proteins encoded:
- the LOC143058002 gene encoding E3 ubiquitin-protein ligase TRIM56-like gives rise to the protein MTTATTMNGKEEVTLAELIESKFLRCSKCNQIYQDPRILPCLHTFCKNCIEEISDDAPVTTNQENSIDRLQCPICQSFIGIPGEGATTFPENPFLFNLLNIHEYKHPKERKCDYCSFDGKKTSAEYLCLDCNDDMCSNCSDAHRRTKITRNHSVIPFKQIQNGLYDHDMRSHQVQPCTKHDDRLDFFCEICEILICPQCKNEEHDSHKSIKFDDALPRYKRHIYGLLEGIQGRIPSIADYVKYLKSYENSLKESKQKLTENLEAQSNTLHQIIDNYKSEMLANISQKCEAELADLETKSNNLEIAGKSLQDNATYLQYLLHHGRSDEILALHRQITFRLTQLANMQIDGITQKLKMVFSTGTNMEQNIKLLFGKLLLEHVPVSQKEAASALENGQLTVTTMLPPLKNSPEVVKTFDAEGSNDFKDVWPTGVSITQSDEVVTVDRDNKKVKVFDKNGNLTLEFIGKPDDKLGSPFDATVLKNGNIAVTDYETNEVKIFDAAGQYLSSISGHFKHPRGITTNSKGHIIVVDCGTLQLTVHDPKTGELLKKIEAVDNKGSKVLVDPYCVAVTNNDNILVTDTAAPNIKIFSSSGKFLAKYGSYGTKQDQILQPYGICCDDYGYIFVADNQNHRIHVLLPDGSFCKYLLTKSDGLWHPMGLAITKNGHFLVTEALGKVRVFRYI